The segment GGCAGGCCGATTCATGAAGCAGGTGCCCTGCGCGTACCTGCGGATTCAGCCGCAGGTCGACAGCAACCCGAAGATAAGGAAGAACCAGCACGCCATCCAGTTGATAGACAGCGCCACCGCCGTTGTCTATGGTGGTGCAGGAATCAGCCCTTGGACCCGGGTCAACGACTCGGCGATGAACCCGGCCAATCATGTCTACGACATATCGAACCCGCCGGTCTGGATACCTCAGGTCCAGGAGGTGCAGGACGAGGTCCGCGTCCTGCTTTACCTGCACGAACTCGCAAACATGGACACCACGTACGATGGGGCCGCCGAGCGCCGGGACATCGTAGTTCCGGCCGCGTCCCTCAGGGTTGCTCCAAGGCCTTGCCGGGGCATGCTGCAGGTCTGTTTGCCGCCTGTGCACGGCGCGCGCGAGCTCCGGATGCACGACGTCTGCGGCAGAATGGTTCTGCAGAGAACTGTGCCCGCGGGCAGAGCGAGTGTTTCGCTGGATTTACGCGGCCTGCGACCAGCGGTCTACTACGTTTCAGTTGCCGGGTCCGGCAGCGCGCCGGTCGTGGTTGTGCGCTGAAGCCCGGGCCTGTCGGCAGGGCTTGCCAGCGCTGTTTTGCCCGGCATAATCCCAGCAGTGACCGAAACCCAACTCAAGGCCATCCGGGAGCTCTTCCCGGTAACGCACCGCTATGCGTATCTGAATCACGCGTCGAACGGCTCTCTCGCCCTGCCGGTGGTCGCGGCGATGAACGGCTACATCGAGCGGTGCAGCCTGCACGGTGAGGTGCCTTACTCCGAGGCCGAGGCAGCGGTCGAGGAAGGCCGCGAGCTGGCGGCTCGGCTGATGGGTGTGCGCAAGGAAGAGATTGCGTTCGTCAAGAACACCTCCGCCGGTGCCATAATCGCCATCGGTTCCATCGACTGGCACCACGGCGACAACATGATTCTGATGCGTGACGCGTTTCCGACCAACATCTACCCGTTCAACTACCTGCTGCCGTTCGTCGAGAAGCGGTACGTGACCAGCACCGAACTGGCCAAGGGGTCGGACTGCATATTCCGGCTCGTCGACCGGCATACACGCGCGATTGCCATCGACTGGGTACATTTCCTCTCCGGTGTGCGGGCGGACATCGGCGCGATAAGTGATTTCTGCCGCACGCGCGCCATCCACGTCCTGCTCGACGCCATGCAGGGGCTGGGCGCGGTGGACCAGAGTTTCGGGGACCTCGGCTTTGACTTTGTCTACGCCGGCGGCGGCAAGTGGCTGCTCGGGCCTCAGGGCAGCGGCATTCTCTACGTCAACTCGGCGACGCTGCCGGGGCTGAAGCCTGCCAACCTCGGCTGGCTGTCGGCGAGATGGGACGACTTCAACGACATCTACACGCCCAAACCGATGAAACCGGGCGCGAGCCGATTCGAGGAGGGGACCAAGAACTACATCGGTATCTACGGGCTGCGCGAGTCGCTGCGCATCCTGCTCAACGTGGGGATGAGCGAGGTCGCAGCGCGAGTGCGAATGCACGTGCAGTTGCTGCGTCAGTGGTTGAACGAGAAGGGGTTCGAGACTCTGACCCCGGCTGTCCCCGAACGTCACGCGGGGGTAATCGACGCATACAGGCCGGGCGTGGACATGGCCGCGCTGTTCGCGCGGCTGAAGGAGCAGGGGTTCATCTGCTCGTTGCGCGAGAACCGCCTGCGCATCGCTCCGCACTTCTACAACACCGAGGAAGAAGTCGAGCGGTTCTGCGCGGCCCTGCCGGGCAAGGGCGAGACGGTTGCCTGATGGTTGGTATCGATCTCACGGGCCGCGTTGTCCTGGTGACCGGCGGCAGTCGGGGACTGGGTGGAGCCGCAGCGCTGGCGCTCGCGCGGGCCGGTGCGGACGTGGCGGTCAACTACGTGAAGGATGGGAAGGCGGCCCGCGACGTTGCCGCTCGGTGCGGGGAGTTTGGTGTTCGGGCCATGGCCATGAAGGCAGACGTGGCATCTTCGGGCGACGTCAAGCGGCTCTTTTCGCGGGTTGCCGCACGTTTCGGCCGGCTGGACATTCTCGTCGCCAATGCCGGCATCTGGAAGGTCGCGGCCATCGAGAAGATGACCGACCGGCAGCTTGCCGAGACGCTCGACCTGAACGTCAGGGGCGTCTTCTACTGCTGCCGGGAGGCAGTTCCATTGATGCGTAAGGCCGGCGGTGGACGCATCATCCTCGTCGCCTCCACCGCGGGCCAGCGCGGTGAAGCATTCCATTCGCACTACGCTGCCAGCAAGGGAGCGGTCATCAGCCTGACCAAGTCACTTGCGCCGGAACTGGCGGCAGACCGTATTCTTGTGAACTGCATCGCACCCGGATGGTTCGATACCGACATGTCGCGGCCGAGCCTGAGCAAGCCCGACATACGCGAGCAGGTCCTTGCCACGATACCACTGGGCCGCGTCGGCAGGCCCGAGGAGTTCGCCGGTGCGGTGCTCTTCCTTGCTTCCGAACTCGCGACCTTCGTCACCGGCGAAATCCTGAACGTCAACGGTGGAGCAGTCCTCGTCGGCTAGTTCCACGCCCCGCCCCCACACGGCAGGGCAGAAGGTCGCGATTGTCCTTAGCATCGCGGCGCTGGCCGCCGTGGTCGTGCTGCTGGTGCTCGCCGGGGGCAGGGTCTGGCACTTCTTCCGCCACCCTTCAGAGCTGCGGCCGCTCGTGCGTGGCTGGGGAGCCTGGGCGCCGTTGGGCATACTCGCGTTCCAGGTCACACAAATTGTCATCGCCCCTCTGCCCGGCGATGCGCTGTCGTTCACGTGCGGGTATGTACTCGGGTTCTGGCCGACAATCGTTTGGCTGATGGTCGGTGTCATGCTCGGCTCGACCGCCGACTTCCTGCTGACCCGATTGCTGGGCCGCAGGGTTATGCGTTTCTTCCTGTCGCCCGAACAGCTCGCACGGCTCGACTCGGCGGTTCTGCGACGGGGCACTTTCTACGTCCTGCTGCTTCTGCTGGTGCCAAACCCGGTCGGAGACTGGGTCTACTATCTCGCCGGCCTGACTTCCATGCCATGGCCCATCTTCATCCTGCTGGTCTTTGTCGGCAAGCTCCCTTCGAATCTGTTGAACTGCAGCCTTGGGGCTACGGCCACGCATTTCGGTTGGCGTGAGTGGGCGATTCTAGGGCTGGTCGCGGCGACGCTCGCTTTCTTCTACTACAAGAA is part of the bacterium genome and harbors:
- a CDS encoding aminotransferase class V-fold PLP-dependent enzyme; its protein translation is MTETQLKAIRELFPVTHRYAYLNHASNGSLALPVVAAMNGYIERCSLHGEVPYSEAEAAVEEGRELAARLMGVRKEEIAFVKNTSAGAIIAIGSIDWHHGDNMILMRDAFPTNIYPFNYLLPFVEKRYVTSTELAKGSDCIFRLVDRHTRAIAIDWVHFLSGVRADIGAISDFCRTRAIHVLLDAMQGLGAVDQSFGDLGFDFVYAGGGKWLLGPQGSGILYVNSATLPGLKPANLGWLSARWDDFNDIYTPKPMKPGASRFEEGTKNYIGIYGLRESLRILLNVGMSEVAARVRMHVQLLRQWLNEKGFETLTPAVPERHAGVIDAYRPGVDMAALFARLKEQGFICSLRENRLRIAPHFYNTEEEVERFCAALPGKGETVA
- a CDS encoding glucose 1-dehydrogenase, yielding MVGIDLTGRVVLVTGGSRGLGGAAALALARAGADVAVNYVKDGKAARDVAARCGEFGVRAMAMKADVASSGDVKRLFSRVAARFGRLDILVANAGIWKVAAIEKMTDRQLAETLDLNVRGVFYCCREAVPLMRKAGGGRIILVASTAGQRGEAFHSHYAASKGAVISLTKSLAPELAADRILVNCIAPGWFDTDMSRPSLSKPDIREQVLATIPLGRVGRPEEFAGAVLFLASELATFVTGEILNVNGGAVLVG
- a CDS encoding VTT domain-containing protein, with the protein product MEQSSSASSTPRPHTAGQKVAIVLSIAALAAVVVLLVLAGGRVWHFFRHPSELRPLVRGWGAWAPLGILAFQVTQIVIAPLPGDALSFTCGYVLGFWPTIVWLMVGVMLGSTADFLLTRLLGRRVMRFFLSPEQLARLDSAVLRRGTFYVLLLLLVPNPVGDWVYYLAGLTSMPWPIFILLVFVGKLPSNLLNCSLGATATHFGWREWAILGLVAATLAFFYYKNRARIQAALDRVSSRHRVSAGS